One Spinacia oleracea cultivar Varoflay chromosome 4, BTI_SOV_V1, whole genome shotgun sequence DNA segment encodes these proteins:
- the LOC130459623 gene encoding uncharacterized protein encodes MERLWGLKGRVHAHAWDIISNHKPSIFIILETKNGDERAKIVGKFMGFDEVLMVQPEGRRGGIWAFYNPNMASLIVHNEKTPHYSHALLKINPNLSEVLITGVYAPSTSAKRHELWPEIKSSLPPSDTPWLVLGDLNVVTTQIKKLGGGRFNSNQWEDMKMLGDTATLVDMGFQGNPYTWSNSREGFGLIRERLDHALANPTWMNTFPNTQIDKEQATTTSSNPIPARVWSLLKRIFTSSTHMVHGFLLIML; translated from the exons ATGGAACGTTTGTGGGGCCTCAAAGGACGAGTTCATGCGCATGCGTGGGACATTATCAGCAATCACAAGCCTTCTATTTTCATCATCCTTGAGACTAAGAATGGAGATGAAAGAGCCAAGATTGTGGGAAAATTTATGGGTTTTGATGAAGTCCTAATGGTCCAGCCAGAGGGGAGACGTGGAGGTATATGGGCTTTCTATAATCCTAATATGGCTAGTTTAATTGTTCACAATGAAAAAACCCCCCATTACTCTCATGCTCTTTTAAAAATTAACCCTAATCTGTCCGAGGTTCTCATTACTGGAGTCTATGCCCCAAGTACTAGTGCCAAACGTCACGAGCTTTGGCCAGAGATCAAATCTTCCCTTCCACCTTCTGATACTCCCTGGTTAGTATTGGGAGATCTTAATGTGGTGACAACCCAAATTAAAAAGTTAGGGGGTGGGAGGTTTAATAGTAACCAGTGGGAAGACATGAAGATGCTGGGGGATACGGCGACCCTGGTTGATATGGGATTTCAAGGGAATCCGTACACCTGGTCGAATTCTAGAGAAGGTTTTGGCCTAATTAGAGAGAGGCTTGATCATGCACTAGCAAATCCAACTTGGATGAATACCTTCCCCAACACTCAG ATCGACAAGGAGCAGGCTACTACAACGTCCTCCAACCCCATTCCAGCCAGAGTTTGGTCTCTCCTTAAAAGAATTTTTACAAGCTCAACACATATGGTTCATGGATTTCTATTAATAATGCTGTAG
- the LOC110798591 gene encoding long chain acyl-CoA synthetase 7, peroxisomal: MESPAQRRLKAIQAHLLPISTEDDPNSNITRSQTAGEFYQGETYSVVLPEKLQTGKWNVYRSARSPVKLVTRFPEHPEIGTLHDNFVHAVDRFPDYKYLGTRVRVDGTVGEYKWMTYGEVSNARSAIGSALQNYGLSKGMSVGLYFINRPEWIVVDHACSAYSYISVPLYDTLGPDAVKYIVNHAEVQAIFCVPETLNSLLSFLSEIPTVRVIVVVGGMDEHLPSLPQAAGVKLISYSKLLNQGRARLQPLSPPTPDDVATICYTSGTTGTPKGVVLTHGSLIASTAGMSMPVKFYPTDVYISYLPLAHIYERANQIMSVYYGVAVGFYQGDNLKLMDDLLALRPTIFCSVPRLYNRIYAGIINAVKTSGSLKERLFNAAYNSKKQAIMNGRNPSQIWDKLVFNKIKAKLGGRVRFMSSGASPLSSDVMDFLKVCFGCQVIEGYGMTETSCVISSMEEGDNLSGHVGSPNPACEVKLVDVPEMNYTSEDQPYPRGEICVRGPIVFKGYFKDDVQTREVIDDDGWLYTGDIGLWLPGGRLKIIDRKKNIFKLAQGEYIAPEKIENVYAKCRFVAQCFVYGDSLNSALVAVVSVDPDALKDWASGEGIKYEDLGQLCRHPRAKTAVLADMDALGREAGLRGFEFVKAVTLIPEPFTVENGLLTPTLKVKRPQAKVYFEREIGEMYAVLSKVDPTHQKL; encoded by the exons ATGGAGTCTCCAGCTCAACGTAGGTTGAAAGCTATTCAAGCACATCTTCTTCCCATTTCCACCGAAGATGATCCAAACTCCAATATCACCCGCAGTCAAACTGCCGGAGAATTTTACcaag GTGAAACGTATAGTGTAGTCCTTCCTGAAAAGTTACAGACAGGAAAGTGGAACGTGTACAG GTCTGCTCGGTCGCCCGTGAAGCTTGTCACTAGATTTCCTGAACATCCAGAGATAGGGACATTGCATGATAATTTTGT ACATGCAGTCGACAGATTCCCTGACTACAAATACTTGGGTACAAGAGTGCGAGTGGATGGAACAGTTGGAGA ATACAAGTGGATGACTTATGGAGAAGTTAGCAATGCTCGCTCTGCTATAGGATCTGCTCTTCAGAACTATGGTCTATCAAAA GGCATGAGTGTGGGACTTTATTTTATCAACAGACCAGAATGGATAGTGGTGGATCATGCCTGCTCCGCTTATTCATATATTTCAGTTCCCTTGTATGATACACTTG GTCCAGATGCTGTTAAATATATTGTAAATCATGCGGAAGTGCAGGCAATCTTTTGTGTTCCAGAAACATTGAATTCT TTGTTGAGCTTTTTGTCAGAGATTCCTACTGTGCGTGTTATAGTG GTGGTAGGAGGGATGGATGAGCACTTGCCTTCACTTCCTCAGGCAGCAGGAGTTAAACTTATATCCTATTCAAAGCTATTAAACCAG GGCCGAGCAAGATTACAGCCGTTGTCTCCTCCCACCCCTGATGATGTTGCCACAATATGTTATACAAGTGGTACAACTGGTACACCAAAG GGAGTTGTATTGACTCATGGAAGTTTAATTGCAAGTACTGCTGGTATGAGTATGCCCGTCAAATTTTACCCCACTGATGT TTATATATCCTATCTTCCATTGGCGCACATATATGAAAGAGCTAACCAGATCATGTCGGTCTACTATGGTGTTGCTGTTGGCTTCTATCAAGGG GACAACTTGAAACTGATGGATGATCTGCTGGCATTGCGACCAACCATCTTTTGTAGTGTTCCTCGGCTCTACAACAGAATATATGCAGG GATTATCAATGCTGTAAAGACTTCTGGGTCTCTGAAAGAAAGGCTTTTCAATGCTGCCTATAATTCGAAGAAGCAAGCCATAATGAATG GAAGAAACCCATCGCAAATCTGGGACAAACTAGTATTCAATAAAATTAAGGCCAAGCTTGGTGGCAGAGTTCGCTTTATGAGTTCTGGTGCTTCACCATTATCCTCTGACGTCATGGACTTTCTGAAAGT GTGTTTTGGTTGCCAAGTTATTGAAGGATATGGTATGACTGAGACCTCCTGTGTCATAAGCTCAATGGAAGAGGGAGACAACTTGTCAGGTCATGTTGGTTCCCCTAATCCTGCTTGTG AGGTGAAACTGGtcgatgttcctgaaatgaatTACACATCTGAGGATCAGCCTTATCCTCGCGGTGAAATATGTGTTCGAGGGCCCATTGTTTTCAAAGGATACTTCAAAGATGATGTGCAGAC GAGAGAAGTAATTGATGATGATGGTTGGCTTTACACGGGAGATATTGGGTTGTGGTTACCTGGAGGCCGCCTCAAGATAATAGACAG gaaaaaaaatattttcaaattagCTCAAGGAGAGTACATAGCACCAGAGAAAATTGAGAACGTATATGCCAAGTGCAGATTCGTAGCACAATGTTTTGTATATG GTGATAGTTTAAATTCCGCTTTGGTAGCAGTTGTCTCTGTCGATCCAGATGCATTGAAGGACTGGGCTTCAGGGGAGGGAATCAAG TATGAAGATTTAGGACAGCTGTGCCGACATCCAAGAGCAAAGACTGCAGTTCTTGCTGATATGGATGCTTTGGGAAGGGAGGCTGGG TTGAGAGGGTTTGAATTCGTGAAAGCTGTTACCTTGATACCTGAACCATTTACTGTCGAAAATGGTCTTCTCACTCCAACTCTAAAG
- the LOC110798590 gene encoding mannosylglycoprotein endo-beta-mannosidase isoform X2 — protein MDDRLRPRNAVNQHVDLNFRGINYSAEVYLNGYKKVLGKGMFRRHSLDVTDILSPNGQNLLAVIVHPPDHPGKIPSSGGQGGDHEIGKDVAAQYVEGWDWMTPIRDRNTGIWDEVSLSTTGPVKIMDPHLVSSFFDDYKRAYLHATVELENRSGWVAECSLSIQVETEVEDNICLVEHLQTQQLSIPPGARVQYSFPEIFFYKPNLWWPNGMGKQSLYNVTIDVDVKGYGESDMWNHLFGFRKIENYIDSATGGRLFKVNGEPVFIRGGNWILSDGLLRLSKKRYQTDIKFHADMNFNMMRCWGGGLAERPEFYHYCDVYGLLVWQEFWITGDVDGRGDPISNPNGPLDHDLFMLCARDTVKLLRNHASLALWVGGNEQTPPDDINAALKHDLRLHPQFENGNGNFSLMEENSLMSGADPSQYLDGTRVYVQGSMWDGFADGKGNFTDGPYEIQNPEDFFKDNYYKYGFNPEVGSVGMPVAATVRATMPKEGWKIPVFKKLDSGYVEEVPNPIWEYHKYIPYSKPGLVHDQILQYGTPNDLDDFCLKAQLVNYVQYRALLEGWTSHMWSKFTGVLIWKTQNPWTGMRGQFYDHLLNQTGGFYGCRSAAEPVHVQLNLATYCLEVVNTTSEQLSDVAIEATVWDLEGICPYYNVHERLTIPPKKTLTIAAMKYPESENPKPVYFLLLKLYRMSDYGILSRNFYWLHLPGGDYKLLEPYRMKKIPLKITSKVSSQGNAFEVVMKVENTSKKPNLENQLDKNSFCHKDVNGDCDDNTHNNQQASFFQKINRCFSRESNSSRVVEINGADVGVAFFLHFSVHASKKESKEGEDTRILPVHYSDNYFSLVPGEIMSIKMAFEVSPGVTPRIRLNGWNYDDDLTVL, from the exons ATGGATGACCGCCTTCGTCCCCGGAAC GCTGTGAACCAGCATGTGGATTTAAACTTCCGTGGCATAAATTACTCTGCAGAGGTATACTTAAATGGATACAAGAAAGTACTTGGAAAGGGGATGTTCCGTAGGCATTCACTTGATGTCACTGATATATTATCTCCTAATGGTCAAAACCTTCTAGCTGTTATTGTTCACCCTCCGGATCATCCTGGCAAAATTCCTTCTTCAGGTGGCCAAGGTGGTGATCACGAG ATTGGAAAAGATGTCGCAGCCCAGTATGTGGAAGGATGGGATTGGATGACTCCTATCAG GGACAGAAACACTGGCATTTGGGATGAGGTTTCACTTTCAACCACTGGG CCGGTTAAAATAATGGATCCCCACTTAGTGTCATCATTTTTTGATGACTATAAGAGGGCGTACCTGCATGCTACAGTAGAACTAGAAAATAGGAGTGGTTGGGTTGCagaatgttcattaagcatccAGGTAGAGACTGAAGTTGAGGATAATATCTGCCTGGTGGAGCATCTTCAGACTCAACAACTGTCTATCCCTCCAGGAGCACGTGTTCAGTATTCATTTCCTGAG ATTTTCTTCTACAAGCCAAATCTCTGGTGGCCAAATGGAATGGGCAAGCAATCCTTATATAATGTCACTATTGATGTGGATGTCAAAGGTTATGGAGAATCTGATATGTGGAACCATTTGTTTGGATTTCGCAAAATTGAGAACTATATTGACAGTGCTACTGGTGGGAG GTTGTTTAAGGTTAATGGAGAACCTGTTTTTATCCGTGGTGGTAATTGGATATTGTCAGATGGTTTACTGCGGCTTTCCAAGAAGCGATATCAAACAGACATAAAGTTTCATGCTGATATGAACTTTAACATGATGCGCTGCTGGGGTGGGGGATTGGCTGAGAGACCCGAATTTTATCATTATTGTGATGTATATGGTCTGTTG GTGTGGCAGGAGTTTTGGATTACTGGTGATGTTGATGGACGAGGAGATCCTATATCAAATCCAAATGGTCCCTTGGACCATGATCTTTTTATGCTCTGTGCTAGAGACACTGTCAAGCTCCTCAGAAATCATGCCAGTCTTGCTCTGTGGGTCGGTGGAAACGAACAAACTCCACCAGATGACATTAATGCCGCTCTTAAACACGACCTTAGACTCCATCCTCAGTTTGAGAATGGCAATGGAAATTTCTCTTTGATGGAAGAAAATTCATTGATGTCTGGTGCTGATCCTAGTCAATATCTGGATGGTACTCGAGTTTATGTTCAAGGGTCAATGTGGGATGGTTTTGCTGACGGGAAAGGAAACTTCACAGATGGTCCTTATGAAATCCAGAACCCCGAAGACTTCTTTAAGGATAATTACTACAAATATGGATTTAATCCCGAGGTTGGATCTGTCGGGATGCCAGTTGCAGCTACCGTTAGGGCAACTATGCCTAAAGAAGGTTGGAAGATTCCAGTTTTTAAAAAGCTTGACAGTGGTTATGTAGAAGAGGTGCCAAATCCAATATGGGAATATCATAAATACATCCCTTATTCTAAACCAGGCTTGGTTCATGATCAGATCCTACAATACGGAACTCCAAATGATCTAGATGATTTTTGCCTGAAG GCTCAACTTGTTAACTATGTACAATATAGAGCTTTACTTGAGGGATGGACTTCCCATATGTGGAGTAAATTTACAGGTGTCTTAATATGGAAAACTCAAAATCCATGGACAGGTATGAGGGGCCAGTTTTATGATCACCTTCTTAACCAAACAGGTGGTTTCTATGGATGTCGTTCTGCTGCTGAACCCGTCCACGTACAGCTAAATCTTGCAACCTATTGTTTGGAG GTAGTTAATACAACATCAGAGCAGCTGTCTGATGTAGCTATAGAAGCCACAGTATGGGATCTGGAAGGAATATGCCCATACTACAATGTGCACGAGAGGCTCACGATTCCCCCTAAAAAGACACTAACTATTGCAGCTATGAAGTATCCAGAATCAGAAAATCCAAAGCCAGTTTATTTCCTTCTCCTCAAGCTATATCGCATGTCTGATTATGGTATTCTATCAAGAAACTTCTACTGGTTGCATCTGCCTGGTGGTGATTACAAGTTGCTTGAACCGTATAGAATGAAAAAAATACCCCTCAAGATAACATCAAAAGTTTCCAGTCAAGGTAATGCTTTTGAAGTAGTGATGAAAGTCGAGAACACGTCCAAGAAGCCAAACCTTGAGAATCAGTTGGACAAGAACAGTTTCTGCCATAAAGATGTCAATGGTGACTGTGATGATAACACTCACAATAACCAGCAAGCTAGTTTTTTCCAGAAGATTAACAGATGTTTTTCCCGGGAAAGTAACAGTTCAAGGGTTGTTGAAATCAATGGAGCAGATGTAGGGGTTGCTTTCTTCTTGCATTTCTCAGTTCACGCATCGAAAAAAGAGAGCAAGGAAGGGGAAGACACAAGAATTCTTCCTGTGCATTATTCTGACAACTATTTTTCTCTGGTACCAGGTGAAATCATGTCAATAAAAATGGCATTTGAGGTTTCCCCAGGTGTTACTCCAAGGATTAGACTTAATGGGTGGAATTACGATGACGACCTTACTGTTTTGTAA
- the LOC110798590 gene encoding mannosylglycoprotein endo-beta-mannosidase isoform X1 — translation MAEIGKTVLNSGWLAARSTDVDLTGVQLTTTHPPSGPSSPWMTAFVPGTVLATLVENQVLPDPFYGLENKSIIDIADSGREHYTFWFFTKFQCKLAVNQHVDLNFRGINYSAEVYLNGYKKVLGKGMFRRHSLDVTDILSPNGQNLLAVIVHPPDHPGKIPSSGGQGGDHEIGKDVAAQYVEGWDWMTPIRDRNTGIWDEVSLSTTGPVKIMDPHLVSSFFDDYKRAYLHATVELENRSGWVAECSLSIQVETEVEDNICLVEHLQTQQLSIPPGARVQYSFPEIFFYKPNLWWPNGMGKQSLYNVTIDVDVKGYGESDMWNHLFGFRKIENYIDSATGGRLFKVNGEPVFIRGGNWILSDGLLRLSKKRYQTDIKFHADMNFNMMRCWGGGLAERPEFYHYCDVYGLLVWQEFWITGDVDGRGDPISNPNGPLDHDLFMLCARDTVKLLRNHASLALWVGGNEQTPPDDINAALKHDLRLHPQFENGNGNFSLMEENSLMSGADPSQYLDGTRVYVQGSMWDGFADGKGNFTDGPYEIQNPEDFFKDNYYKYGFNPEVGSVGMPVAATVRATMPKEGWKIPVFKKLDSGYVEEVPNPIWEYHKYIPYSKPGLVHDQILQYGTPNDLDDFCLKAQLVNYVQYRALLEGWTSHMWSKFTGVLIWKTQNPWTGMRGQFYDHLLNQTGGFYGCRSAAEPVHVQLNLATYCLEVVNTTSEQLSDVAIEATVWDLEGICPYYNVHERLTIPPKKTLTIAAMKYPESENPKPVYFLLLKLYRMSDYGILSRNFYWLHLPGGDYKLLEPYRMKKIPLKITSKVSSQGNAFEVVMKVENTSKKPNLENQLDKNSFCHKDVNGDCDDNTHNNQQASFFQKINRCFSRESNSSRVVEINGADVGVAFFLHFSVHASKKESKEGEDTRILPVHYSDNYFSLVPGEIMSIKMAFEVSPGVTPRIRLNGWNYDDDLTVL, via the exons ATGGCGGAAATTGGGAAAACAGTGCTTAATTCAGGATGGTTAGCAGCACGATCCACTGATGTCGATCTCACTGGAGTACAGCTTACTACTACTCACCCACCTTCTGGTCCTTCTTCTCCATGGATGACCGCCTTCGTCCCCGGAAC AGTATTGGCGACCCTTGTAGAGAATCAGGTGCTGCCTGATCCattttatggtttggaaaacaaATCAATTATTGACATTGCTGATTCTGGGCGGGAACATTATACATTCTGgtttttcacaaaatttcaGTGTAAGCTG GCTGTGAACCAGCATGTGGATTTAAACTTCCGTGGCATAAATTACTCTGCAGAGGTATACTTAAATGGATACAAGAAAGTACTTGGAAAGGGGATGTTCCGTAGGCATTCACTTGATGTCACTGATATATTATCTCCTAATGGTCAAAACCTTCTAGCTGTTATTGTTCACCCTCCGGATCATCCTGGCAAAATTCCTTCTTCAGGTGGCCAAGGTGGTGATCACGAG ATTGGAAAAGATGTCGCAGCCCAGTATGTGGAAGGATGGGATTGGATGACTCCTATCAG GGACAGAAACACTGGCATTTGGGATGAGGTTTCACTTTCAACCACTGGG CCGGTTAAAATAATGGATCCCCACTTAGTGTCATCATTTTTTGATGACTATAAGAGGGCGTACCTGCATGCTACAGTAGAACTAGAAAATAGGAGTGGTTGGGTTGCagaatgttcattaagcatccAGGTAGAGACTGAAGTTGAGGATAATATCTGCCTGGTGGAGCATCTTCAGACTCAACAACTGTCTATCCCTCCAGGAGCACGTGTTCAGTATTCATTTCCTGAG ATTTTCTTCTACAAGCCAAATCTCTGGTGGCCAAATGGAATGGGCAAGCAATCCTTATATAATGTCACTATTGATGTGGATGTCAAAGGTTATGGAGAATCTGATATGTGGAACCATTTGTTTGGATTTCGCAAAATTGAGAACTATATTGACAGTGCTACTGGTGGGAG GTTGTTTAAGGTTAATGGAGAACCTGTTTTTATCCGTGGTGGTAATTGGATATTGTCAGATGGTTTACTGCGGCTTTCCAAGAAGCGATATCAAACAGACATAAAGTTTCATGCTGATATGAACTTTAACATGATGCGCTGCTGGGGTGGGGGATTGGCTGAGAGACCCGAATTTTATCATTATTGTGATGTATATGGTCTGTTG GTGTGGCAGGAGTTTTGGATTACTGGTGATGTTGATGGACGAGGAGATCCTATATCAAATCCAAATGGTCCCTTGGACCATGATCTTTTTATGCTCTGTGCTAGAGACACTGTCAAGCTCCTCAGAAATCATGCCAGTCTTGCTCTGTGGGTCGGTGGAAACGAACAAACTCCACCAGATGACATTAATGCCGCTCTTAAACACGACCTTAGACTCCATCCTCAGTTTGAGAATGGCAATGGAAATTTCTCTTTGATGGAAGAAAATTCATTGATGTCTGGTGCTGATCCTAGTCAATATCTGGATGGTACTCGAGTTTATGTTCAAGGGTCAATGTGGGATGGTTTTGCTGACGGGAAAGGAAACTTCACAGATGGTCCTTATGAAATCCAGAACCCCGAAGACTTCTTTAAGGATAATTACTACAAATATGGATTTAATCCCGAGGTTGGATCTGTCGGGATGCCAGTTGCAGCTACCGTTAGGGCAACTATGCCTAAAGAAGGTTGGAAGATTCCAGTTTTTAAAAAGCTTGACAGTGGTTATGTAGAAGAGGTGCCAAATCCAATATGGGAATATCATAAATACATCCCTTATTCTAAACCAGGCTTGGTTCATGATCAGATCCTACAATACGGAACTCCAAATGATCTAGATGATTTTTGCCTGAAG GCTCAACTTGTTAACTATGTACAATATAGAGCTTTACTTGAGGGATGGACTTCCCATATGTGGAGTAAATTTACAGGTGTCTTAATATGGAAAACTCAAAATCCATGGACAGGTATGAGGGGCCAGTTTTATGATCACCTTCTTAACCAAACAGGTGGTTTCTATGGATGTCGTTCTGCTGCTGAACCCGTCCACGTACAGCTAAATCTTGCAACCTATTGTTTGGAG GTAGTTAATACAACATCAGAGCAGCTGTCTGATGTAGCTATAGAAGCCACAGTATGGGATCTGGAAGGAATATGCCCATACTACAATGTGCACGAGAGGCTCACGATTCCCCCTAAAAAGACACTAACTATTGCAGCTATGAAGTATCCAGAATCAGAAAATCCAAAGCCAGTTTATTTCCTTCTCCTCAAGCTATATCGCATGTCTGATTATGGTATTCTATCAAGAAACTTCTACTGGTTGCATCTGCCTGGTGGTGATTACAAGTTGCTTGAACCGTATAGAATGAAAAAAATACCCCTCAAGATAACATCAAAAGTTTCCAGTCAAGGTAATGCTTTTGAAGTAGTGATGAAAGTCGAGAACACGTCCAAGAAGCCAAACCTTGAGAATCAGTTGGACAAGAACAGTTTCTGCCATAAAGATGTCAATGGTGACTGTGATGATAACACTCACAATAACCAGCAAGCTAGTTTTTTCCAGAAGATTAACAGATGTTTTTCCCGGGAAAGTAACAGTTCAAGGGTTGTTGAAATCAATGGAGCAGATGTAGGGGTTGCTTTCTTCTTGCATTTCTCAGTTCACGCATCGAAAAAAGAGAGCAAGGAAGGGGAAGACACAAGAATTCTTCCTGTGCATTATTCTGACAACTATTTTTCTCTGGTACCAGGTGAAATCATGTCAATAAAAATGGCATTTGAGGTTTCCCCAGGTGTTACTCCAAGGATTAGACTTAATGGGTGGAATTACGATGACGACCTTACTGTTTTGTAA